DNA from Musa acuminata AAA Group cultivar baxijiao chromosome BXJ1-5, Cavendish_Baxijiao_AAA, whole genome shotgun sequence:
GATCGTGTTGTCATTGTAGAGAGTACTTTGGGTTGTGTCAACCATATTATTACCATAGAGGGTGTTTTGGGTTGCGTAAGCTGTATTGTCATCGTAGAGAGTGATTTGAGTTATTTATGATCGTGCTATCATTATAGAGAGTACTTCAAGCCATACAATCATGCTATCATCATAAGGAGCAACATATGTCATTTTGGCTACGGTTTGGGCCATGTCATTTGTGTTGCATCGTATTAAGCGCTTCAGGTCATGTTGATTGTGTTGTCATCATAGATAGTGCTTCGGGCCATGTTGGCCATGCTGACTTCGTAAAGAGTATTTTAGGCCATATTAGTTATCCTGGTGTCATAGAATACTTTAGGCCATTTTGGTCATATTTATTATCGTAAAGAACACTTCAAAACACATTGGCGATCCTATAAGTTGAAAGTAGAGTACTCTCGCTAGAGCGCTTGTTAAGTGGGTTGATGGAATGACCTTCTTTTGATATGGTCCCTCCTAATACCAaagtgatagaaaaaatattggtgATACCTATATGAGGCCAAGTCAATTTGAGCCCATATGTGCAAGAAGTCTTGCGAAGGACCATATGCTTAAGGATTAAGGAGGACTCAAAGACATGCTTCATAGTTGATCGACACAAAGATCAAGATAGGATGGAGTTTCCAACATGATCTCTACGACACTCAAGTGAATAATCAATAAGTGTGGAGTAATTTTAGTGAATGGTATCTAACATCGATTACCATGCCTAAAGTAATATTTTATAGCATGTTCATCAAGAAAAATAGTTTATGAAATATTTCTCTGAAATATTCCCTCAGACTGGTATTTTGGACTGATGTTGGTTGTGAAACTAGTCTTGCCTTCTGACTGCTGCTGACAGTATTACCATACCTCCCAGCTACTATTCTGGGAGAATATTTGCCTAttatcatccatccatccatccatccatccatgtaGGTTAGAGGTTACAAAAGTGAAACTTCATTCTCCATGTAGTTCCTCTCTTATCACTCTTCTTACTGAAGAAAGTTATAAGCAAGAGAATCCTGTCACATAACATAGTTCTGCATGATATatcctctctctcactctccatgTAGTTCCTCTCTATCACTACTCCCACCTTATATTTGCAGTTTATGTTAGTAGAGAATAGATAGAATATACACACAACATTCACCAACAACAGTACACTTCTTCTGCACAACCAAAAAGAATATTGAGGTCCAAAGGTTAACTACTGCAGTTTCATATTTGAGTAGAACACTGCATGCATTCTTTTCCCCCAGAAAAACCCATTTTAATTCAAAGTTATTCAAGAAGGAAAACTCTTCAAAGATCGAGGTAAtgaaaacaaactttgatctctTTGGGTTAAGATTGCAAGTTCCATCCTTTTGATCTCCTAAAGTTTTCTACAAGAATTCCAGTCATTGTTCTCACTCTTGTGAATCATCCTGTGTTGGAAAAgcttgctgctgttgctgctgctgatgGTGCCGCAATTGCCCACCTTCACTGGAACCTGCTCTGCCCCTTGCACGCCCAATCTGCGGAAACAACTGGTACGTGGCCTGCGGATGGAACTCCCCACCGTGGCCATCCTGCGAGAGCCCCAGCTCCAGTCCCGGCGACTGCTGCCCGTGCGGCGCCAGCATCGACACGAAGCTCATCGCACCGACGTCGGCACCAGGCAAGTCCATCCCGTGCATGCCAACTCTCTGCAGGAAGCTGCTCATCGGTCCATTGCCAGTGCCGAAGCTCGAACTGGAAGCCATGAATCCGGAATCGAGCACACCAGGCGGCAGCAACAAGCCCGGGAGGGGCGGGCCGAAGTTAGCGGCCGCCAGCATGGGCCAATTAGGCCGGGCCTGTCCCAGCTCATCAAGCCTGCGGTGGAGGCCGGCGGGGATGGAGGCGCCCGGGCGGGACGTGGAACCAGCCACGGCGGCGGAGGCGAGGGCCGAGGACGGGACGGTGCCCGTGCCTGTGGCGGCGATGATGGACGACTCTGCCTGCTGGAGGAGCCACTGGATGGTCTCCCCGTCGGACTTGTGGCCTAATTCCCTGGTGAGCTGAAAGATCCTGGCGGCGCAGAGGGCAGGCATCCTGATCCTTCTCCCCCTGCCCTCCACCTTCGTGTGCCTGTCCTTGTTGGAACTCCTCTTCGGCGCAAGCTGCCTCCTTTGCTCATCCTCCTCTGCTGCCACCACCTGCGACCACCTCTCCTTCACCGAGACCGTGGAAGGCAAAAGATCTCTGCTTTCTGCTGCTGCAGAGGCCGTGGTGGCTTCTCCTTTCTCTGCCTGTCGGAGGCCCAGGGCCTGGTGGAACCTGGGGGCCTCTTGTGGCTGCTTGGATGAGTCTCTGCGATCCATGGCAAGACAAAGCTTGGATTTTGGGGACCTGGCTGTGGAGATGGAGGCGAGGAGAGGGGGTGCGGAGGACAAGGCTCACAAATTCTGGCGCAGGAAACACCATATACTGGAGTTAAAGACCTTTGGCAATCAGGAACAGACCGTCGGAACAGAGATGAAACCCAAGATTCCCACTTTTCCGGTTCACAGTCTCATCTCGAATTCTTATTCTGAACACTCAGCAGCTTCTCTCTTTGGCTCAGAGACAACAGAGAGGACGTGGAGGGTTTTGTATGGGTTTTATCTGGGAATTTGGACATAGACAGCAGCAGAGAAGAAAAGGCTGAGGGCTGAGAGGAGAGAACAAGCCATGAATAGTTGCTGGTTTCAGCAATTGAGGCTTTTACTCTCTGCCTTAAGTTTTAACTGTCCACTGTTCTCCCCCCAAGAATTCTATTGGTTACTGCCTCTCTGAGTCTTCATGGTTGCCATGCAAAATCCTTCCCATCTCACTAACCTTTTTGGTATTCCTTGTCTTCTATGACCTCTGCCATTATTGCTTCCAGCAGAAAGATTTTGCTTCTTGTAAGGCAATCAAAGGTCTTGGTGGCAGTGGATCCACATTTGGCAGCTTACAACCAGACATCCTGTCCTCTCTCCCCTCTCCCCTCTCCCCTCTCCCCCTCTTATACCTCACAGATGATGTCACATATGCACAGAAAGAGAAAGCACAGAGAGGGTTGACACCAATCACAGTATGCAAAACTAGCCTACAAGTTTGAGAATTGCATTGAAAATGGGAGTTTTGTAGCTCAGTGTTGCTGGGAGATAACCCAACCAGCTCCAAGAAAATGACGTCAAATCCTCACTCATCCTCGGCTCATGGACAATTATTCCTTTCCTTCTGTGTTCTCCTGTTGGCCATTCATGTCCAGCTTGCGCAGGATGGATGGTGGTGGAGGATACTGTTTTCCTCACTGACAGATCCTGTCATCCCCAGGAAAGCTGCAAGTGCTTCCCTTCACCTGTTTGATGTTTCCCATCGTCACTGACCTTTGGTAAGTGCGATGGGTTGGCTGCACACAGTTCAAGAAAACTGAGTTGGAATTTTCCCCACTATCTTCACCTTCTCTGCATGGCTGTGAGGGAAGGATaaatctcttcttccttcctcttacaAAAGATTACATGGTTAATTTTTCTAACCTTTTGTAAATTCTTGAAAGTATAGTTATAAAATATGAATGGGATTGAGTTGTTAATTCAAAATCAGAAACTAAACTTTTGATCTGTGCAGATGATTAGATAAATTGTTTGCCACTTTAAAATATaagttttttaattataataactaAGATAAAAAAAACTATATTATTTTCACTTTCTTGTCCACTTAGTATGTTTGATCTGTTCCTACATTCTCTTTTaactatattataaaattaattaataatattatccatatttttaattttattaaacatatggTATGATGAATTGACCCATTTGGTTAACCCAATTAtcactataaaatatattattgtgTTAAATGTTTGCCAAACTTAGTTGAGGGAAATAAATGGGTGTGCTTGTATACATTATTATGAGTTATGTGGGCTTGACAATGATTTGAATGAATCTTTTATATATGGTATGTAATTTTGAATAGTATCGTCTGGTACGAGCAATATACAAACCGTTCGTTACCGAACCGAACATACTATAGTACTATAGTGTTTACTGTAGTACTGTACTATAGCAATACTAAGAAATATTCAAATAAAGATGGTTTGTAGAAGCTAGCAATACTACAAGAACAAGATTATAAGAAagtttatataaataataaaaatagggAAATCTATATGCAATATCAAAAGATCCACAgcctaatatataaaaaaaggaaatattttttttcttgattatgcACAGTTCTTGGTACATTGTGGTTCATTCAAcatatatttttagttttttacTCTACAAATTCTAATTTAGCACATATAACCCTCCAAATATCAAGAttattcatatataatattttcacTAGATCCATCAAAAAAACTAAATTGAATTACTATATTAGCCATGGTTAACAATAGTTAGTTTgagttataataaatttaaaattttaaattatctaaaatatcattaatattctcaccatcataaatattttgatgatcattttaatTGGTGATAGTTTCAACTGCAGTTCTGAAATCCTTTTTTAAACAGCcaaataaatgaaaataattagCATATTTATGCAAGTTCTTAGGTTAATATATGCTGCACCCAAATTTAGAGGGATAAGTATAATGAGATATCTGCACCTAAATTGAGCTGACTTGCTCAGCTGATCACCTTTGGGACCCTTCCAAACAATTCCATGACTATTGCCACACCTTAATATGAGCTGATGAGTTGAGTGTTGGGATCTACAAATATTGATAGCTAAAAAGCATAAATGATAGAGTTCATGTCTTAGCCATCTAAATGTTAATATTTTTTGCTGGAAATCTACAGATGTAAATCATAAGAAAACTAAACATCTGGAAAAAAAAAAGCTAATCCATTGTGTTTGATTCCAGAATGTAAGTTATCATGCAAATTGAGTGAACAAAACTAAAACTGGATAAGAAAAATTGAAGGGATCAAGCAAAGAGTTATTGCATACAGGATGTGGAGTTGGGGGAGGGGGTGCTCAGTCAAGGAGATTGGTTCTGATGGTTAACAAGATTCAATCTCTTTTTATATCAGTAGAGGAACCATGTTGATTTGAGATATATGAGTTCAGGAAGTTTCTCCCTTAAGTAATTGCTTCCTCCCAACTTGTCCATTGTCACTTCAATAGACACTCCTTTATCAATTAATTATGGTATTTCTGTTCATTAGTTTGAACAATTCCTGATCAAATAACAGGGGAATTTGATTGTTCTTGGTATTTGTAGTAGCTTCTTAACTCTCTTCCACACAATTCAGCCTTTCCAATCATGCAATGTTGACCACAAGG
Protein-coding regions in this window:
- the LOC135674546 gene encoding transcription factor TCP20-like, whose protein sequence is MDRRDSSKQPQEAPRFHQALGLRQAEKGEATTASAAAESRDLLPSTVSVKERWSQVVAAEEDEQRRQLAPKRSSNKDRHTKVEGRGRRIRMPALCAARIFQLTRELGHKSDGETIQWLLQQAESSIIAATGTGTVPSSALASAAVAGSTSRPGASIPAGLHRRLDELGQARPNWPMLAAANFGPPLPGLLLPPGVLDSGFMASSSSFGTGNGPMSSFLQRVGMHGMDLPGADVGAMSFVSMLAPHGQQSPGLELGLSQDGHGGEFHPQATYQLFPQIGRARGRAGSSEGGQLRHHQQQQQQQAFPTQDDSQE